From the genome of Campylobacter concisus:
CCAAACTTCAACTGGTAGCAAAAGTACAAATAAAGATAGCACTATCTCGCTTGGTGGCGGTGTTTTCACAGCTGGAGCTGCTCCACTTTCAAATATAGCTGATAATCTAAACAAATACGGCGATATCGGCTTTAAAGCAGGCGGTGGCAATAAATTTACAGGAAGTGGCACGAGCAATAGAAGCGAGAAATTTACCGCAACCATTTCAGCTAGGATCATAAAAATACTAAATAATGGCAACTATTTCATAGAAGGTAGCCGCGAGCTACTTATAAATGGCGAAAAGCAGATCATGCAAGTAAGTGGTGTTATCAGACCTTACGATATATCACAAAATAATGAAATCGACTCAAAATACATAGCTGACGCTAAAATTTTATATAAAACAGAGGGTGAGCTAGACAAATCTACCAAAAAACCTTGGGGCACAAGGCTTATGGAAGCTATCTGGCCATTTTAATGCAACTTTAAAAGCCTAAAAATTTAATCAATTTGGGCTTTTAAAAATTTTTATCTC
Proteins encoded in this window:
- the flgH gene encoding flagellar basal body L-ring protein FlgH; its protein translation is MNHKTIWLVLSAGIICTGCTPSADPHINMKPPVYVEQLPSKDSGTGQSNAGSLFGKGENPLFSDRKAMNVNDIVTIVISENASQTSTGSKSTNKDSTISLGGGVFTAGAAPLSNIADNLNKYGDIGFKAGGGNKFTGSGTSNRSEKFTATISARIIKILNNGNYFIEGSRELLINGEKQIMQVSGVIRPYDISQNNEIDSKYIADAKILYKTEGELDKSTKKPWGTRLMEAIWPF